The following proteins come from a genomic window of Pseudomonas sp. Z8(2022):
- a CDS encoding VOC family protein, producing the protein MSETNPSILSHVSIGTNDFEAASAFYAKVLATLGCREIMRHPGAVAFGREYPEFWVQTPINGQPATLGNGSHFGFVAPDKASVHAFHEAALAAGGQDEGQPGPRPDYGEPYYGCFVRDLDGHKIEAAFWDMELMQAGTVQHEHG; encoded by the coding sequence ATGAGCGAAACCAACCCCAGCATCCTTTCCCACGTGTCCATCGGCACCAACGACTTCGAGGCCGCCAGCGCGTTTTACGCCAAGGTACTGGCCACTCTTGGTTGCCGCGAGATCATGCGCCACCCCGGAGCCGTGGCCTTCGGCCGCGAGTATCCGGAATTCTGGGTGCAGACGCCGATCAACGGCCAGCCGGCGACCCTCGGCAACGGCAGCCATTTCGGCTTCGTCGCCCCGGACAAGGCTTCGGTGCATGCCTTTCATGAGGCGGCACTGGCAGCCGGCGGCCAGGACGAAGGCCAGCCGGGGCCGCGCCCGGACTACGGCGAGCCCTACTACGGCTGCTTCGTCAGAGACCTCGACGGCCACAAGATCGAGGCCGCCTTCTGGGACATGGAACTGATGCAGGCTGGTACCGTGCAACACGAGCACGGCTGA
- a CDS encoding endonuclease/exonuclease/phosphatase family protein has protein sequence MSLPRPLRLLLLIALTVFAVLSALIYSLTWRPLPREDAAVACNGQVAQLQPGQALKVMTWNVQYLAGKRYVFWYDLPGGDGPDERPSSEDLAMTLGEVVRVLRAEQPDVVLLQELHDNASASDHQDQLALLQARLSDLYPCSAQAFYWKAAFVPHPRILGSVGMKLGTLSRFQIARAERLQLPMLDADLLSRQFQLKRALLVSYLPVRGSNEELVAINTHFDAFAQGQDTMQRQVEMTDGLLRQLQGAGKTWVLGGDLNLLPPGQFEHLQEDQRSWYAADSELQNLAQRYPMIPSLQQASGAEQAQWYTHFPNDPAASGPDRTLDYLFYSPRLTPLASQVRQHDTLTISDHLPVIGRFFLPSQE, from the coding sequence ATGTCGCTGCCTCGCCCACTTCGCCTGCTCCTGCTCATCGCGCTGACGGTTTTCGCCGTGCTGAGCGCACTGATCTACAGCCTGACCTGGCGGCCGCTGCCACGCGAAGACGCGGCCGTGGCCTGCAACGGTCAGGTAGCGCAGCTGCAACCGGGCCAGGCACTCAAGGTAATGACCTGGAACGTGCAATACCTGGCCGGCAAGCGCTACGTGTTCTGGTACGACCTGCCTGGCGGCGATGGCCCGGACGAGCGCCCGAGCAGCGAGGATCTGGCGATGACGCTGGGCGAGGTGGTGCGCGTGCTGCGCGCCGAGCAGCCCGACGTGGTACTGCTGCAGGAACTGCACGACAACGCCAGTGCCAGCGACCATCAGGACCAGCTGGCCCTGCTCCAGGCGCGCCTGAGCGACCTCTATCCGTGCAGCGCCCAGGCCTTCTACTGGAAGGCCGCATTCGTCCCGCATCCGCGCATTCTCGGCAGCGTCGGCATGAAACTGGGTACCCTCAGCCGCTTCCAGATCGCCCGCGCCGAACGCCTGCAATTGCCCATGCTCGACGCCGATCTGCTGAGCCGGCAGTTCCAGCTCAAGCGGGCATTGCTGGTCAGCTACCTGCCGGTTCGCGGCAGCAACGAGGAACTGGTGGCGATCAACACCCATTTCGATGCCTTCGCCCAGGGGCAGGACACCATGCAGCGCCAGGTGGAGATGACCGACGGCCTGCTCCGGCAACTGCAAGGCGCCGGCAAGACCTGGGTACTGGGCGGCGACCTCAATCTGCTGCCACCTGGTCAGTTCGAGCACCTGCAGGAAGATCAGCGCAGCTGGTACGCCGCCGACAGCGAACTGCAGAACCTGGCCCAGCGCTACCCGATGATCCCCAGCCTGCAGCAGGCCAGCGGTGCAGAACAGGCGCAGTGGTACACCCACTTCCCCAACGACCCGGCCGCCAGCGGCCCGGATCGCACCCTCGACTATCTGTTCTACAGCCCGCGCCTGACCCCGCTCGCCAGCCAGGTGCGCCAGCACGATACCCTGACCATTTCCGACCATCTGCCGGTGATCGGCCGCTTCTTCCTGCCCAGCCAGGAATAG
- a CDS encoding SDR family oxidoreductase produces the protein MYRKVFANKVFDRKVVLITGGCAGIGRALAMRLAQAGARLVILDLQQAALDGLVQHLADHHNAEALGLVCDVADAEAVQRAVALAMERFGGIDVLVNNAGITHRSTFAETSLEVFQRVMAVNYFGALHCTKAALPSLIARRGQIIVLSSLSGIAPLLYRSAYNASKHALHGLFETLRYELKGSGVNVMLVCPGFTATDLRKNALVGDGSVAAQAPLAMGKVASPQDVAEAIYRGALKRRRLLVLSNVDWRARVLARFFPRLFERVLLPRLSGLRPQGSGRR, from the coding sequence ATGTATCGCAAGGTGTTTGCCAACAAGGTATTCGACCGCAAGGTGGTGCTGATCACGGGCGGTTGCGCGGGGATCGGCAGGGCGCTGGCCATGCGTCTGGCGCAGGCCGGGGCACGGCTGGTGATTCTCGATCTGCAGCAGGCGGCGCTAGATGGCCTGGTGCAGCACCTGGCCGATCATCACAACGCCGAGGCGCTGGGGCTGGTCTGTGACGTTGCCGATGCCGAGGCGGTGCAGCGCGCCGTGGCTCTCGCCATGGAGCGTTTCGGCGGAATCGACGTGCTGGTCAACAACGCCGGCATCACCCATCGCAGTACCTTCGCCGAGACCAGCCTGGAGGTGTTCCAGCGGGTCATGGCGGTCAACTATTTCGGTGCCCTGCACTGCACCAAGGCGGCGCTGCCCAGTCTGATCGCCCGGCGCGGGCAGATCATCGTGCTCAGCTCGCTGTCAGGCATCGCCCCGTTGCTCTATCGCAGCGCCTACAACGCCAGCAAACATGCGCTTCACGGCCTGTTCGAGACGCTGCGCTACGAGCTCAAGGGCTCGGGTGTGAACGTGATGCTGGTGTGTCCCGGCTTCACCGCTACCGACCTGCGCAAGAACGCCCTGGTCGGCGACGGTTCGGTGGCCGCGCAGGCGCCGCTGGCAATGGGCAAGGTCGCCTCGCCGCAGGATGTCGCAGAGGCCATCTACCGGGGCGCACTCAAGCGTCGGCGCCTGCTGGTGCTGTCGAACGTCGATTGGCGCGCACGGGTGCTGGCGCGCTTCTTCCCGCGGCTGTTCGAGCGGGTGCTGCTGCCGCGCCTGTCCGGGCTGCGGCCGCAGGGTTCGGGGCGACGCTGA
- a CDS encoding YbaK/EbsC family protein: MTSLDRLRQRNLDLLQRLQISHRLVEHEPVLDYPTAHAVRERFGLRGVESKSLFLRSGAQRYAMLVTLEGARADWTRLKTLLGSRPRIASDEELTEHTGCVPMCACPFGHDAAITLLIDRAVLACDFLLYSPGPPQLTLEVPGSELPRLLAAMPNTQLEYP; the protein is encoded by the coding sequence ATGACGTCTCTAGACCGCCTCCGCCAGCGCAACCTCGACCTGCTCCAGCGCCTGCAAATCAGCCATCGCCTGGTCGAACACGAGCCCGTGCTGGACTACCCCACTGCCCACGCCGTGCGTGAGCGTTTCGGCCTGCGCGGCGTGGAGAGCAAGAGCCTGTTCCTGCGCAGCGGGGCGCAGCGCTACGCCATGCTGGTCACCCTCGAAGGTGCCCGCGCCGACTGGACCCGGCTCAAGACGCTGCTCGGCAGCCGTCCGCGCATCGCCAGCGACGAGGAACTGACCGAGCATACCGGCTGCGTGCCGATGTGCGCCTGTCCGTTCGGCCATGATGCCGCCATCACCCTGCTGATCGACCGCGCGGTGCTGGCCTGCGACTTTCTCCTGTACTCGCCCGGCCCGCCGCAACTGACCCTGGAAGTGCCAGGCTCCGAACTGCCGCGCCTGCTCGCCGCGATGCCCAATACGCAGCTGGAGTACCCTTGA
- a CDS encoding YciC family protein: MSPFSVLRDAWFFSSHNLAAIARLTLPLLLLEAIAQTMLAAQLGEDANPAYSVLLGILVYPLYAAPLILFLHARSIGQAPGNAQLFAAGLQLWPTFALLTGLSTLATMLGLSLFIVPGIWIMMRLAFSELILVLRQETPMRALQASFALTEGRFWPVFSCLAGVLVPLWLLDWWTQPNHSDTLLWVLHQTGNGFLQLFAVVVLFRLYMLLEPQQAANGENSD; the protein is encoded by the coding sequence ATGAGCCCATTTTCCGTATTGCGTGACGCCTGGTTCTTCTCCAGCCACAACCTCGCTGCCATTGCCCGTCTGACCCTGCCGCTGTTGCTGCTCGAAGCCATTGCCCAGACGATGCTTGCCGCCCAGCTCGGCGAGGACGCCAATCCAGCCTACAGCGTGCTGCTCGGCATTCTCGTCTACCCGCTTTATGCCGCGCCGCTGATTCTCTTCCTGCATGCCCGCAGCATCGGCCAGGCACCCGGCAACGCGCAGCTGTTCGCCGCCGGCCTGCAGCTGTGGCCAACCTTCGCCCTGTTGACCGGGCTGAGTACCCTGGCGACCATGCTCGGCCTGTCGCTGTTCATCGTGCCGGGCATCTGGATCATGATGCGTCTGGCCTTCTCCGAACTGATTCTGGTGCTGCGCCAGGAAACGCCCATGCGAGCCCTGCAGGCCAGCTTCGCACTGACCGAGGGCCGCTTCTGGCCGGTGTTCTCCTGCCTGGCCGGCGTGCTGGTGCCGCTGTGGCTGCTCGACTGGTGGACGCAGCCGAACCACAGCGACACCCTGTTGTGGGTGCTGCATCAGACCGGCAACGGCTTCCTGCAGCTGTTCGCCGTCGTGGTGCTGTTCCGCCTGTACATGCTGCTGGAGCCACAACAGGCGGCCAATGGCGAAAATAGTGACTAG
- a CDS encoding substrate-binding periplasmic protein — protein sequence MPRLFCLIFITLLCLQAAHATEARQRIHVGYYEFPPYAYTDDQGRASGSGLELTARLLDAAGYEAEFRSYPGARLYNGLLDGSIQLWAGASGKPELAGHTLEGRYLLGEIPLNLYFRRDTPTPRIPDGLNNREVILITGYSYWQDVNQWLEDPARNITRHHTSSHTSALQMLQRRRGDYLLDYQAPIEQARYTLGMGELPFVEIQRLPLRLIYSRQAPGAERLRDDLDRAYQQLKGSGETLWLN from the coding sequence ATGCCAAGACTCTTCTGCCTGATATTCATCACCCTGCTCTGCCTGCAGGCCGCTCACGCGACCGAGGCCAGGCAACGCATTCATGTCGGTTACTACGAGTTTCCGCCCTATGCCTATACCGACGATCAGGGGCGCGCCAGTGGCTCGGGCCTCGAGCTCACCGCGCGTCTGCTCGATGCCGCAGGCTACGAGGCCGAATTCCGCTCCTACCCCGGCGCCCGCCTCTACAACGGTCTGCTCGACGGCAGCATACAGCTCTGGGCTGGCGCATCAGGCAAGCCGGAGTTGGCCGGGCATACACTCGAAGGCAGATACCTGCTGGGGGAAATCCCACTCAACCTGTACTTTCGCCGCGACACGCCGACACCGCGCATTCCGGACGGCCTCAACAATCGGGAGGTGATCCTGATCACCGGCTACAGCTACTGGCAGGACGTCAACCAATGGCTGGAAGATCCGGCGCGCAATATCACCCGCCACCACACCTCCAGCCATACCTCCGCACTGCAAATGCTGCAGCGCCGCCGCGGGGATTATCTGCTGGACTACCAGGCACCCATCGAGCAAGCCAGGTATACGCTGGGCATGGGCGAACTGCCCTTCGTCGAGATACAGCGCCTGCCGCTGCGGCTGATCTACTCGCGCCAGGCACCAGGGGCCGAACGCCTGCGTGATGACCTCGACCGGGCCTATCAGCAGTTGAAGGGTTCCGGCGAGACGCTCTGGCTGAACTGA